In Candidatus Saccharimonadales bacterium, the genomic window TACAGGCACGCGGGATGCCTTAACCCAGACTTTTGGTGAAGATAACGTTACGCAGTCTACAGAACTGCTCGTTGAGCGCTTGATTGATGACGGCCATTATAATAACAGTTATGTACGATGCACGCAGCATAACGAATTTGCGACCCAAGAAGCAGACGCTATTGCCAGCGAATTAGAAGCATTACGTCGCCAACTCGGCGAGGATTTATAATCGTCTCAGTCAGCTCGGTTGCTTGTAATCTATATCGAGTCTCTACTTTAGTTTCGAGGTGATACCTTGCAAGCTCTGCAGACTGGGCAGTTCCTGCTTTTGGAATTTATCTGCCTCTTTTTTGATTTTGGCAACGTGCTTTTTGGCTTCTTTGACTTGTTTTTTGGTTTGATCGATCTCTTGCTGAGCCTGTTTTATCTCAGGGTCAGGGGGTTTATTATCAGCCGGTTTGGGGGGGCGGAAAAAGGCTTTGGCGAGTTCAGCGACCGGATAACCGGCTATTGTTGCCGCGCTACTGCCAGAGCCGCCCGATTTTTGCTTTAATTCATTCTCTGCCTGTTTGATTTCTTGTTCGGCTTTGTCGAGCTCGGCTTCTGCACGGTCGGCCTCGGATCGAAGTTTGCTTGCAAGCTGTCTGGTTTGCTCGCCGGTTGCTGTGACCGGCTCAATGGCAGAGCCAAGTTGTTTTTTGGAGTTTGCCGGCTCGTCTTCGACACTGTCTGACTGCGGAGTGGTTTGTTGCGCGTTACCGGATTCGGACAGCTGCTCTGCAGGTATTTGTGTCATTTGCGAAGCTCGGGCTGCTGGCAATGCTTGCTCGACAATCACAGCTTCATCAATCGATGGAGTGGGTTTTGTTGGCGTGACGGTCGCATCGGTAGACGACGTAGCTGGATTAACGTAAATATATCCCTCACGGCTATTTTGAGTTGTGTTTGGTTGCATGTATTCTCCTTACCGGTATAAGTCTAGCAACCCGCTGAATTGCAGCAGTAATTTATCTCGCTTGCTACAAAAGACTTTTCAGCCACGAGCAGGCGTGGACATCTTACTCCGTGCGGTTACTAGTTCGTTATCGCACAGCTTGAATAATTGGTGTGTATTTGGGAAAATCAAGTCAACGCAGCAGAAAATCAAGAGAGGAACTGGATGACTGTAGTGAGGACGCATGGAGCGTAACGAAGATCTGTACCGCCTCTTACGGGTGATACCTGCAATGGTCTCTGTCACTGCAGGACCCGAACATAAATATGAGTTCGCTAATTCGCAGTATCTCAAAATTGTCGGTAAAACGCAGGCTATTATCGGGCGGTCTGTCGCGGAAGTGTTTCCTGAGCTAAAGGGCCAAGGGATACTTGAGATACTCGATAAGGTATACCGCACCGGCAAAGAGTACCGAACGAACGAACAGCTGGTTGAGCTTGATACGCGTAACGACGGCAAGCCCAAAAAACTATATTTCAATTTTGTCTATTCGGCACTACGCGGCACTGACGGAAAAGTGAACGGTATTATGTCGCACGCCGTCGAAGTATCAGATCAGGTGTATGCCCGCCTTAGAGCCCAAGACAATGAAATACGTTATCGCTCACTCTTCAACTCAATAGATGAGGGATTCTGTCTGGTAGAAATGATTTATGACGCGACTGGCGCTCCGATTGATTATCGCTTTGTAGAAACTAATAAAGTGTTTGAAAGCCAGACCGGCCTGAATCGGGTTGTCGGCAAAACAATCAAACAAGCGGTTCCGGGTATAGAGGCATTTTGGATCGAACGCTACGCTAAAGTAGCTGCAACCGGCAGGGCAGTGCGGTTTACGGAAAGCTCAGCTGTTATGGATCGTTGGTTCGATGTACACGCTTCTCGTGTCGGAAGTCCGGGCCAATATCAGGTTGCGATACTGTTCAAAGACATTACCGCACACAAGCATCTGGAAGCCCAACAGCAGACGGCTATGAGCCAAGTTAACGAAGTTCTGGAGTCAATGGGCGACGCATTTATTATGCTCGATAAAGACTGGAATATTGTCAGAGTCAATAAAGTGTATGAAAAGATATCAAGAACGAAGCGCAAAGATGTCGTTGGTGTAAATTTTTGGAATGTGTTTCCAGATGCCGCGCATCTAAAATACTGGACTGAGTATCACAAAGCTATGACAACGCGACGGTCATCTCACTTCGTTGAGCGCTACGCCCCGCTGGATATATGGACAGAGACTGACGTATTTCCGACAAGTGAAGGCGGTATATCGATCTTTTTCCGCGATATTACTGCATCACGCAAGACTCAAACGGCTCTGCGTCAGAGCGAAGAGCGATTCCGAACTTTGATCGAAAAGAGTACTGATGCTATCCAGCTGGTCAATCCAGAGGGCAAAATACTATACTCAAGCGAATCGCTGAAAAACGTCCTGGGATATACACCGGCCGAACTGCAGGGAGTCGGCGTCAGGCCATATCTGCATCCCGATGACGTTGATTATTTTTATGAGAAGTTTGCTGAAATTGTCGCTAAGCCAAAGCGCACAATTTTGCTGGAATACCGCGTCAAGCACAAGGATGGTTCGTGGGCCTGGATAGAAACAACGGGCGTCAACCATTTGGATACACCGAATATCCAGGCAATTGTCGGCACGTTTCGCAATATAACCAAGCGCAAGCTGAATGAGGAACAGACGCAGTACCAAAAAAGCCTGCTGGAATCACAGCAGGAAGTGTCACCGCTAGGAATCATGATTGTGTCTGAATCTGGAAAAATAATGTCATACAACCAGCGGTTTGCGACTATGTGGCGTTTTCCGCGCCGGATGCTTGATACAGAACCGGACGAAGCCGTGCGGGAAGCGGTCAAGTCGCAATTAGTCCATCCGCAAGGCTTTATTGATAAGGTTAACGAAGTCTACACACGACAGATTCCCAACAATGAACAACTGCATTTTATCGATGGGCGTACTTTCGACCGCTACGGCGCGCCGCTGTTCGGCCATGACAAGCGCTACCGTGGTTATGTGTGGTATTTCCTCGATGTGACGGAGGAGAAACGAGCCAATGATGCATTAAAGGCAAGCGAAAAACGTTTGCAGTTCATGGCAGAATCAATGCCGCAGCTGGTATTTACCGCCGGACCTGACGGTAAAGTAGATTATTTTAACTCACAGTGGGCTGAGTATACCGGAATATCAGTCAAGGAGCTGCGCCGGAACGGCGTTCGGAACCTGATACACCCTGAAGATCTAGAGCCCAATATGAATCAGTGGTATAAGGCGCTGAAGACTGGAAAAGGTTTTCAGAATCAACAGCGAATGCTACGGGCGGACGGTACGTACCGCCACCACATCAGTCATGTCCGGCCGATGTATGATGAC contains:
- a CDS encoding PAS domain S-box protein, whose amino-acid sequence is MERNEDLYRLLRVIPAMVSVTAGPEHKYEFANSQYLKIVGKTQAIIGRSVAEVFPELKGQGILEILDKVYRTGKEYRTNEQLVELDTRNDGKPKKLYFNFVYSALRGTDGKVNGIMSHAVEVSDQVYARLRAQDNEIRYRSLFNSIDEGFCLVEMIYDATGAPIDYRFVETNKVFESQTGLNRVVGKTIKQAVPGIEAFWIERYAKVAATGRAVRFTESSAVMDRWFDVHASRVGSPGQYQVAILFKDITAHKHLEAQQQTAMSQVNEVLESMGDAFIMLDKDWNIVRVNKVYEKISRTKRKDVVGVNFWNVFPDAAHLKYWTEYHKAMTTRRSSHFVERYAPLDIWTETDVFPTSEGGISIFFRDITASRKTQTALRQSEERFRTLIEKSTDAIQLVNPEGKILYSSESLKNVLGYTPAELQGVGVRPYLHPDDVDYFYEKFAEIVAKPKRTILLEYRVKHKDGSWAWIETTGVNHLDTPNIQAIVGTFRNITKRKLNEEQTQYQKSLLESQQEVSPLGIMIVSESGKIMSYNQRFATMWRFPRRMLDTEPDEAVREAVKSQLVHPQGFIDKVNEVYTRQIPNNEQLHFIDGRTFDRYGAPLFGHDKRYRGYVWYFLDVTEEKRANDALKASEKRLQFMAESMPQLVFTAGPDGKVDYFNSQWAEYTGISVKELRRNGVRNLIHPEDLEPNMNQWYKALKTGKGFQNQQRMLRADGTYRHHISHVRPMYDDNGKVLRWVGSITDIEDILVTTARNTELERIAAALEEQRSQLIIVNKAKDEFISLASHQLRTPATGVKQYVGMLLEGYAGEITDEQHRFLKSAYESNERQLKIVNDLLKVASVDSGKVALRLESVPVAPLIKLIFAEMASQFESKQQTITFKHAGDDCVVHADAHLLRMVLENLIDNAHKYTYEGKAIEVSVTKHRNTVRINIRDEGVGIPAGDIEKLGEKFIRLDNPLSTQVGGTGLGLYWVKKVVELHQGTLTITSVEGKGSTFSISLRQFA